CCGGCGAACCGGGGTGGGCCAGAGTTCAGGTCCCTCGCGCAAAAGAAGTTTTGTAGCGGCATAAGAGCCGCCTCATTGAATCGGAGCGGGGCAAACCCCAAATTCTGGACCGGGCGTTCCCTGCCCCGTCCCGACTCCAGCGGGACGCATTGAGCCCCGCCGGTCCCCTCGCCGGCGGGGTTTTGCTTTGACGGAGTGAGCCAGGCCGTTCTCACCGCCGCTGTACAGACGGTGACGGAATTGGATGAAGGCAGCGCTGCCGGCGCGCGATTTCCCTCAATAAATGCTTTTCACCTTCGTATCCGAATGCGCAAACACCTCGTCCGGCACGAAGAAGTCGCCGGCCAGCGGTCCGGTCGCGCCCGGCGCGTAGGCCGAAAAATCCGTCACGCCTTCGGCCCGCAGCACCTCCTCGTCGATGTAGAAATTGCCCGATGTCTCGCGTGACGGCCGCAGGAAGATCGCATGCGCGGCATCGGCCATGATGTCGGGCGAACGGCTCATCGCCGCCACTGTGTCGCCTCCCAGGAGATTGCGCACCGCCGCCGTGTCGATGGTTGAGATCGGCCACAGCGAATTCACCGCGATGCCGTCCCTGGCGAACTCGGCACTCATGCCCAGCGTGCACATCGACATGCCGAACTTGGCCATGGTGTAGGCGACATGGTTCTTGAACCACTTGGCCTTCATGTCGAGCGGCGGCGCCAGATTCAGGATGTGAGGGTTTTCAGCCAACTTCAGGTGCGGAATGCACATTTTGGAGACCAGGAACGTGCCGCGCGTGTTGATCTGATGCATCAGGTCGTAGCGCTTCATGTCGGTTTCCAGCGTACCCGTAAGCTGGATGGCGCTGGCATTGTTGACGCAAATATCGATGCCGCCGAATTTCTCCACTGTCCTGGCAACCGCCTCGGCCACCTGCGCCTCCTCGCGGATGTCGCACAGCACCGGCAGCGCCCTGCCGCCGGCCTGCTCGATTTCTTCAGCCGCGGTAAAGATGGTGCCCGGCAGCTTCGGGTGCGGCTCGGCGGTCTTGGCGGCGATCGTCACATTGGCGCCGTCGCGCGCGGCGCGCAACGCGACCGCCAGCCCGATGCCGCGCGACCCGCCGGAGATGAACAGCGTCTTTCCCTTGAGCGACATTTTTCCTCCGCTTCCGTTGCCTCTTTGCACGATCCTTGCCCGTGGCGGCTCCGGACACAAGAGCCTGCGATAGGAAGCCATGATGACGCTGGGGAGGGTCTATCCGGCAGCGTCGCGCTGCCCCTCATTGCCCTACCGGGCATTTCTCCCCGTTGAACGGGGAGAAAGACGCCGCATCACCGATTTCGCGAACCGCCAACGTTGAAAAGAGAGAAGGCGGCATGGCGGCCAGTTCCCTTCTCCCCGTCACTATACGGGGAGAAGGTGCCGGCAGGCGGATGAGGGGCGGCGCTGACTTGGCGATGATCGAAATGGCAGCCCTAGACCAGCACCAGCCCCTGCCGCATCGCGATGGCGATGGCGTCGGTGCGATTGGCCGCGCCGAGCTTGATCAGGATCGCGGCGACATGGAATTTCGCCGTGTGCACGGAAATGTTGAGCCGCCGGGCGATCACTTTGTTGGGCGCGCCTTCGGCCAGCAGCGCCAGCACTTCCGCCTCGCGCGGCGACAGCGTTGGGCGTACGGCATGCTCGTCGGAGGCTTCGTCCTCGAAAGACTGGCCCTCGCTTGCGTGGAAATCCTCATGGCGCCCGCCGCCACCGCCCGAGACGCGATATCCGGCTGTCGCCAGCCGTGCCGCCGCGGCAATCAGCAGATCGTCCGCGCCCGCGGGCATGACGGCAAACACCTCGCCGGCCGGCCGCTCGCCGCCGGCACGTCCCGATAGCAGCACCCGTGGAATTGAAACCGGCACGGTATCACCGCTCCTGTCATCGACGATGGCAACGTCGGCCCTGCCGCCGCCGGTCACGACCGGCAGCAGGTCATCGCTGGTGGCAAGCGAGGCCGCCAGGCGCTCGGCGCGGGCCGCATCGCCAAGCGCAATCAGCACCACCAGCCGCCGCGAGGCGGCGCTGTCGGTCATGATCCGTTCGCTGGCGAGCATATCCATCTGGCCTCTCAGGAAAGTGGCTTTTCGCCGATGGTGAGCTGGACATCGCGCTGTTCGCCGCCACGCACCACGCCGAGCGTCACCGATGCGCCGGCGCTGTCGGGCCCGAGCCTGCGGATCAGTTCGCGCGGACCATGCACGGCCTCGCCGTTCCAGGCCACGATGATGTCGCCCAGCGACAGGCCGGCGCTCTTGGCCGGACCATTGTCATCGAGGCTCATCACCATCGCGCCGCGCGCATCGCGGTCGCGCACGGGATGCAGGCCGGCACCGAGGTAGCCGCGCGCGACATGGCCTTTCTCGCGCAGCGTCGCCACCGCCCGTTCGATCGTCTCGTAAGGCATGACCAGCGCACGGCCGCGCGGCCCGAACAGAAGCATGCCGATGAGCGCTCCCTTGGCGTCCAGCACCGGGCCACCCTCGAAGCGGCCGCCGGCGCCGACGGCCAGATGGATGCGTCGATCGATGGTGCCGCCGCGCATCGAGCGCCAGGCCGGGCCGACTTCGCCGACCGAGCCGGATACGGCCAGTGCCGAACCCTGGCTGCTGCCGATGGCAATGGCGACATTGCCCGGCCGGACCAGATCTGCCTTGACAAGCACAGGCGCGCTGACCGCATCCGCGGGCTTCAGCAGGGCAACCCCCGTGGAGGGATCGCGGCCGACGAGTTCGGCCTTCACCGCCTCGCCCGAGGCCAATGTCAGTTCGATCTCCTCGCCGGCCTCGACGGCCTCCTCGGCGGTGACGAAATAACCGTCGCCCCAGTGGAAGCCGCTTGCCGTGCGGTGATGATGCGTGGCGAAGCTTGCCGTAGCGGGCGCCACCTTGGCGGCGAGATCGGCGATGGCCTCGGAAAATGCATTCAGATTGAAGTCGCTCATAATGATCTCCTGGGTTTTCTCATGCCCCAGATATCGCTCGGCGGTGCGTCCGGAGATACTCGCCTGACGGCTAGTTGCCGGTTCGACTGGCCATCTGGTCAGGTCGCGGCCGGTCGGGCTGCTCCGCACATATAGTTACGAAAAAGCCTGAAAACACGGAGCCCCTATGGCCCTCGCCGCCCGGAAACTCGAATCCGATGAAACACTGCTCGATGCCTATTCGATGACGGTGGCCGACGCTGTCGACCGCATCGGCCCGGCCGTCTGCCGCATCGAGCGCATCGGCGGCCAGGGTGGCCATGGATCGGGCTTCGTCATTGCGCCGGACGGGCTGGTCGTCACCAATTTCCATGTCGTTGGCGATGCCAAAACGGTGCGCGTCTCGATGCCCGACGGCGCCTCCAGGGAAGGCCGCGTGCTTGGCCGCGATCCCGACACCGACATCGCGCTGGTGCGTGCCGACGGCAGCTTCGCCGATGTGGCGCCGCTGGGCGATTCCAAGCGGCTGCGGCGCGGCCAGATCGCCATTGCCATCGGCAACCCGCTGGGTTTCGAATGGACCGTCACCTCGGGCGTCGTCTCGGCGCTCGGCCGCTCGATGCGCGCCTCGACCGGCCGGCTGATCGACGACGTGATCCAGACCGACGCCGCGCTCAACCCCGGCAATTCCGGCGGGCCGCTGGTATCGTCGGCCGGTGAGGTCATCGGCGTCAACACCGCCATGATCCATGGCGCGCAAGGCATCGCCTTCGCGGTCGCCTCCAACACAGCCAACTTCGTCATCTCGGAGATCATCCGCTTCGGTCGGGTGCGGCGCGCCTTCATCGGCATCTCGGCCGACACCACCAATTTGCCGCGCCGGGCGGCCCTTCTGTCGCAAGTCTCGACCAGCACGGCGGTACGGCTTCGCACAGTCGAGAAGAACGGCCCGGCGGCCGAAGCCGGTCTCAAGGAAGGCGACATCATCGCCGCCATTGACGGGCGCCCGGTCACCGGCGTCGACGATCTCGTGCGCATGCTCGACGCCGAGCGCATCGGCCGCGAGACGCTGTGCACCGTGGTGCGCCGCACGGGCGTCAGCCAGGTGATGGTGACGCCGGTGGCGCGGCCAAGCTGAGGCTGTCGCTCAATCCCCGGCCGCACCCTGCTCATACCGCGCCAGAAATTCCTCGCTGGGCGGGATCGGCCTGATGACATCGATCAGCACCCCATTGGGGTCCGTGGTGATGAAATGGCGTTGGCCGAAGGGCTCGTCGCGCAGGGAACGCAGGATCGGCAGTCCGGCGGCGGTGGCGCGCGCATAGGCGGCGTCGGGATCCGCAACCTCGAAATTGATCAGCAGGCCCGAGGCGCGGCCCCG
The genomic region above belongs to Mesorhizobium sp. B4-1-4 and contains:
- a CDS encoding SDR family oxidoreductase, with amino-acid sequence MSLKGKTLFISGGSRGIGLAVALRAARDGANVTIAAKTAEPHPKLPGTIFTAAEEIEQAGGRALPVLCDIREEAQVAEAVARTVEKFGGIDICVNNASAIQLTGTLETDMKRYDLMHQINTRGTFLVSKMCIPHLKLAENPHILNLAPPLDMKAKWFKNHVAYTMAKFGMSMCTLGMSAEFARDGIAVNSLWPISTIDTAAVRNLLGGDTVAAMSRSPDIMADAAHAIFLRPSRETSGNFYIDEEVLRAEGVTDFSAYAPGATGPLAGDFFVPDEVFAHSDTKVKSIY
- a CDS encoding helix-turn-helix transcriptional regulator, with the translated sequence MDMLASERIMTDSAASRRLVVLIALGDAARAERLAASLATSDDLLPVVTGGGRADVAIVDDRSGDTVPVSIPRVLLSGRAGGERPAGEVFAVMPAGADDLLIAAAARLATAGYRVSGGGGGRHEDFHASEGQSFEDEASDEHAVRPTLSPREAEVLALLAEGAPNKVIARRLNISVHTAKFHVAAILIKLGAANRTDAIAIAMRQGLVLV
- a CDS encoding S1C family serine protease, whose translation is MSDFNLNAFSEAIADLAAKVAPATASFATHHHRTASGFHWGDGYFVTAEEAVEAGEEIELTLASGEAVKAELVGRDPSTGVALLKPADAVSAPVLVKADLVRPGNVAIAIGSSQGSALAVSGSVGEVGPAWRSMRGGTIDRRIHLAVGAGGRFEGGPVLDAKGALIGMLLFGPRGRALVMPYETIERAVATLREKGHVARGYLGAGLHPVRDRDARGAMVMSLDDNGPAKSAGLSLGDIIVAWNGEAVHGPRELIRRLGPDSAGASVTLGVVRGGEQRDVQLTIGEKPLS
- a CDS encoding S1C family serine protease, giving the protein MALAARKLESDETLLDAYSMTVADAVDRIGPAVCRIERIGGQGGHGSGFVIAPDGLVVTNFHVVGDAKTVRVSMPDGASREGRVLGRDPDTDIALVRADGSFADVAPLGDSKRLRRGQIAIAIGNPLGFEWTVTSGVVSALGRSMRASTGRLIDDVIQTDAALNPGNSGGPLVSSAGEVIGVNTAMIHGAQGIAFAVASNTANFVISEIIRFGRVRRAFIGISADTTNLPRRAALLSQVSTSTAVRLRTVEKNGPAAEAGLKEGDIIAAIDGRPVTGVDDLVRMLDAERIGRETLCTVVRRTGVSQVMVTPVARPS
- a CDS encoding VOC family protein, with translation MKISSYYPVLMTGDVAGTAAFYVEHFDFQPLFTSDWYVHLQSVDSKRVNLGIVQGDHETIPREGRGRASGLLINFEVADPDAAYARATAAGLPILRSLRDEPFGQRHFITTDPNGVLIDVIRPIPPSEEFLARYEQGAAGD